In Erpetoichthys calabaricus chromosome 2, fErpCal1.3, whole genome shotgun sequence, a genomic segment contains:
- the LOC114646273 gene encoding LOW QUALITY PROTEIN: coatomer subunit beta'-like (The sequence of the model RefSeq protein was modified relative to this genomic sequence to represent the inferred CDS: inserted 1 base in 1 codon) has product MGLRLDIKQKLTARSDRVKSVDLHPTEPWMLASLYNGSVCVWNHETQTLVKTFQVCDLPVRASKFVARKNWVITGADDMQICVFNYHTLERVHMFEAHSDYIRCIAVHPIKPYILSSSDDMLIKLWDWEKKWCCSQVFEGHTHYVMQIVINPKDNNQFASASLDRTIKVWQLGSSSPNFTLVGHEKGVNFIDYYSGADKPYLISGADDHLVKIWDYQNKTCVQTLEGHSQSVSFVSFHPGLPIIITGSEDGTVRIWHSGTYRLESTLDYGMERVWCVASMHGSNNVALGFDEGNIIIKIGHEEPAMSMDASGRIIWAKHSEIQQANLKAMGDAEIKDGERLPLAVKDMGICEIYPQTIQHNPNGRFVVVCGDGEYIIYSAMALRNKSFGSAQEFVWAHDSSQFAVRESNSVLRIFKNFKEKKSFKPDIDAEGIYGGFLLGVRSVNCLAFYGWDNTELIQQIEIQPKHIFWSDSGEFVCIATEESFFILKYLADKVTSAQESNEGVTKDGIEGAFEVQGEIQEIVKTGLWVCGCFIYTSSVNRLNYCAGGEIVTIAHLDRTMYLLGYIPKDNRLYLCDKELNIVSYSLLVSVLEYQTAVMWRDFSMADKVLPTIPKEQKTRVAYFLEKQGFKQQAMAVSSDPEHQFELALQLGELKIAHQLAVEAKSEQKWKQLAELAVNKCQFGLAQECLHHAQDYGGILLLVTASGNTAMVNKLAEEAEKDDKNNVAFLSYFLQGKLDKCLELLLKTGRLPEAAFLARSYLPNQVSRVVELWRXISKVNANVAESF; this is encoded by the exons ATG GGTCTCAGACTTGATATTAAACAGAAGTTAACAGCTCGGTCTGACCGAGTGAAGAGCGTCGACCTACATCCAACAGAACCATGGATGTTAGCCAGTCTCTATAATGGCAGTGTGTGCGTGTGGAACCATGAAACTCAG ACACTTGTGAAGACTTTTCAGGTGTGTGACTTGCCAGTCCGAGCTTCGAAGTTTGTTGCTAGAAAGAACTGGGTCATTACTGGAGCA GATGATATGCAAATTTGTGTATTCAATTACCATACTTTGGAGAGAGTACATATGTTTGAAGCACATTCAGATTATATCCGGTGTATAGCTGTACATCCCATAAAACCCTACATTCTTTCCAGCAGTG ATGATATGCTAATCAAACTTTGGGACTGGGAGAAGAAATGGTGTTGCAGTCAGGTTTTTGAGGGACACACTCATTACGTTATGCAGAttgttattaatcccaaggataaCAACCAGTTCGCTAGTGCATCCCTGGATAGAACTATTAAG GTTTGGCAGCTTGGATCCTCCTCTCCAAACTTTACACTAGTAGGTCATGAAAAAGGTGTCAACTTCATCGATTACTATAGTGGTGCAGACAAGCCATACCTTATTTCAGGAGCAGATGACCATCTTGTAAAAATCTGGGATTATCag AACAAGACATGTGTACAGACTTTAGAAGGTCATTCTCAGAGTGTGTCTTTTGTTAGCTTCCATCCTGGACTCCCTATCATCATCACTGGTTCGGAAGATG gcaCTGTTCGTATCTGGCATTCAGGCACTTATCGGTTGGAAAGCACACTGGACTATGGTATGGAGAGAGTTTGGTGTGTGGCTAGCATGCATGGCTCCAACAATGTAGCCCTAGGGTTTGATGAAGGCAACATTATTATCAAG ATTGGACATGAGGAGCCAGCAATGTCTATGGATGCCAGTGGAAGAATAATTTGGGCCAAACACTCAGAGATCCAGCAAGCTAATTTGAAAGCTATGGGTGATGCTGAAATTAAAGATGGGGAACGACTGCCTTTAGCTGTAAAAGATATGGGAATCTGTGAAATATATCCACAGACGATTCAACATAATCCCAATGGCAG ATTTGTTGTTGTCTGCGGAGATGGGGAATACATAATCTACAGTGCTATGGCATTAAGAAACAAAAGCTTTGGCTCTGCACAAGAATTCGTCTGGGCACATGATTCATCACA GTTTGCAGTAAGAGAAAGCAACAGTGTACTGAGAATCTTTAAAAATTTCAAGGAAAAGAAATCCTTTAAACCTGATATTGATGCCGAGG GTATTTATGGTGGATTTCTTTTGGGAGTGCGATCTGTCAattgtttggcattttatggCTGGGACAATACAGAGTTAATTCAACAAATTGAAATTCAGCCTAAACAT ATTTTTTGGTCAGACTCTGGAGAATTTGTCTGCATTGCTACAGaagaatcattttttattttaaaatacttggcAGACAAAGTGACTTCAGCTCAAGAATCAAATGAGGGAGTTACGAAAGATGGCATTGAAGGTGCTTTTGAG GTTCAGGGTGAAATTCAGGAAATTGTTAAGACAGGTTTATGGGTTTGTGGCTGCTTCATCTATACTAGCTCTGTGAACAGGCTGAATTATTGTGCTGGTGGAGAAATTGTGACAATTGCTCATTTGGACAG gactaTGTATCTTTTGGGATATATTCCTAAAGATAACCGGCTGTACCTGTGTGATAAGGAATTGAATATTGTCAGCTATTCCCTGCTAGTCTCTGTACTGGAGTACCAGACTGCAGTGATGTGGAGGGACTTTAGTATGGCTGATAAGGTCCTTCCAACTATTCCAAAGGAACAGAAGACCAGAGTTGCTTATTTCTTGGAAAAGCAG GGTTTTAAGCAACAAGCGATGGCTGTATCATCAGATCCAGAGCATCAGTTTGAGCTTGCACTGCAACTTGGGGAGCTAAAGATTGCACATCAGCTTGCAGTAGAAGCAAAG TCTGAACAGAAATGGAAACAGTTAGCTGAGTTGGCTGTCAATAAATGCCAGTTTGGGCTTGCCCAAGAATGCCTTCATCATGCCCAGGATTATGGTGGAATTTTACTCCTGGTAACTGCTTCTGGCAACACTGCAATGGTCAACAAACTCGCAGAAGAAGCAGAGAAAGATGACAAGAATAATGTTGCGTTCCTCTCCTACTTCTTGCAGGGAAA actTGACAAATGTTTAGAACTACTTCTTAAGACGGGACGTCTTCCCGAAGCTGCTTTCTTGGCACGTTCTTATCTGCCAAATCAAGTATCAAG GGTTGTTGAACTTTGGC GCATCTCTAAAGTGAACGCAAATGTGGCAGAATCCTTCTAA